One Alphaproteobacteria bacterium LSUCC0396 genomic region harbors:
- the phaZ gene encoding polyhydroxyalkanoate depolymerase, whose amino-acid sequence MYTIPSYQLLDSSIKLQKAFASQFSHLFDQAPGLTRLHPFGSLMNGWSKVAEKSLERMDAKPEWSVEALTTSGESRPIKPEIILDRAFCALTKFATTSQKQSAETVMIIAPMSGHYATLTRNTVASLVPDCDVYVTDWKNARDVPNNAGSFNLDDFVDYIVDFITYLGPITNVLAICQPAPLTVAATARLALDNPAAMPKSVTLMGGPVDPAANPSAVSNYAGKTDIPQLQSTVIMPIDSQYAGAGRLVYPGILQLTAFMSMNAATHIESFVRQVCAESDGTAHDGDRHNSFYNEYLAVMDMPAEFFLDTVQRIFKDRDIATNNFVHHGQKLDIGAVRTTRLLVIEGGRDDISAPGQCKAALGLFTGLPDTQKHHILEEGAGHYGIFSGKAWRNNIRPKFLDFIRQG is encoded by the coding sequence ATGTATACTATACCATCCTACCAGCTTTTGGACAGTTCTATCAAATTGCAGAAGGCGTTTGCGAGCCAGTTCAGTCATTTGTTTGACCAAGCTCCTGGGCTCACGCGCCTACATCCATTTGGATCATTGATGAATGGCTGGTCCAAAGTCGCCGAAAAATCTCTGGAGCGAATGGATGCAAAACCAGAATGGTCGGTCGAGGCATTGACCACATCAGGCGAATCCCGGCCCATCAAACCAGAAATCATTCTCGATAGAGCTTTTTGCGCCCTGACGAAATTTGCCACTACTTCGCAAAAACAATCAGCTGAAACTGTTATGATCATAGCGCCTATGTCAGGCCATTATGCCACGCTGACACGTAATACGGTGGCCAGCCTTGTTCCTGACTGCGACGTATATGTTACTGACTGGAAAAATGCACGCGATGTGCCAAATAATGCTGGTTCATTTAACCTCGATGATTTCGTGGATTACATTGTCGACTTCATCACTTACCTGGGGCCAATAACAAATGTGCTCGCCATTTGCCAGCCAGCGCCACTTACCGTCGCGGCTACTGCACGTCTGGCACTTGACAACCCGGCTGCGATGCCCAAATCAGTGACTTTGATGGGGGGGCCGGTAGACCCTGCCGCCAACCCATCGGCGGTGTCTAATTATGCAGGCAAGACTGACATTCCGCAATTACAGTCAACGGTAATCATGCCGATTGACAGCCAGTATGCTGGCGCCGGCCGCCTGGTTTACCCAGGCATTTTACAGTTAACTGCTTTTATGAGCATGAACGCCGCCACGCATATCGAATCTTTTGTGAGGCAGGTTTGTGCTGAATCAGATGGCACTGCGCATGATGGCGACCGGCATAACAGTTTTTACAATGAATATTTGGCGGTAATGGATATGCCTGCCGAATTTTTCCTTGATACAGTCCAACGCATTTTCAAGGACCGTGACATTGCAACCAATAATTTTGTGCATCATGGGCAAAAACTTGATATCGGGGCAGTGCGCACCACTCGCCTTTTGGTGATCGAGGGGGGACGTGACGATATCTCAGCGCCTGGTCAATGCAAAGCTGCTTTGGGGCTATTCACCGGTTTGCCTGATACACAAAAACACCACATCCTCGAGGAAGGAGCCGGCCATTATGGTATCTTTAGTGGTAAAGCGTGGCGCAACAATATCCGGCCAAAATTCCTTGATTTTATTAGGCAAGGCTGA
- a CDS encoding thiamine pyrophosphate-binding protein: MTSPKKIRGGALLARALQEKGVEHVFTLSGGFCNPALEGFMECQMKVINCPHEQVAGHFADGHTRITRKPAVCLVGPEGFANAVPAMMEAWGERSPVIFVTGSSTLKRQGAGGFKEIDDVAIAAPLTKYSATITDGERINEFVDRAVKIATNGYPGAVHLSLPVDIMFSHFAEDAGRDERPFDLSMQQPVRAWPEPARLQKLLQKLNAAKRPVLIGGHGVWWSKAEAKLEEAGRLLGIPVFNIPYHQKLLGEECEAYMGLADIHQYHPSADAFRDADLVLMVGGRLDNQMNFGNPPLFPSSAELICVNGSHEEIEFNRAADFALLCDPAAFLETLAAHQKSPDFCLPRDWYDLNRKWRAAWVDKMLADLDCETAQPGFEGQIHPLQLALDVQGAMSDGDWLVIDGGNTHFWSEIAVNIAGFQGKKLGGILHPGTFSLLGVGVSFAVSAKNVDPSRNVVLISGDGAFLSGGLSIEAAFQENRPIVVVIDNNGGLDCISQQQERLFASGTHYATDFRDIPFHAMFEGLGGHGELVTRREDIIPAVQRAIASGKTACVNVKVKGVISPIVLATTSKRDKASIE; the protein is encoded by the coding sequence ATGACGTCACCCAAAAAGATACGAGGCGGAGCATTGCTCGCGCGCGCCTTGCAGGAAAAGGGCGTTGAACATGTGTTCACCCTGTCAGGTGGTTTTTGCAATCCTGCGCTTGAAGGTTTTATGGAATGCCAGATGAAGGTGATCAACTGCCCGCATGAACAGGTGGCCGGACATTTTGCTGATGGTCATACGCGCATCACGCGCAAACCCGCAGTTTGTCTTGTTGGGCCAGAGGGTTTTGCGAATGCTGTACCAGCAATGATGGAGGCTTGGGGCGAACGCTCGCCGGTGATTTTTGTCACTGGATCCAGCACCCTGAAACGTCAAGGTGCGGGGGGATTCAAAGAAATTGACGATGTTGCCATCGCCGCTCCGCTGACAAAATATAGCGCTACCATAACGGATGGCGAGCGCATTAATGAATTTGTTGACAGAGCCGTCAAGATTGCCACAAACGGCTATCCTGGGGCGGTTCACCTAAGTCTTCCTGTTGATATTATGTTTTCCCATTTTGCCGAAGATGCTGGCCGTGATGAGCGGCCATTTGATCTGAGCATGCAACAGCCAGTGCGCGCATGGCCAGAGCCAGCACGCCTTCAGAAACTGCTGCAAAAGCTCAATGCCGCCAAAAGGCCAGTTCTGATTGGCGGACATGGTGTTTGGTGGAGCAAGGCCGAGGCAAAACTTGAGGAAGCTGGCCGTCTGCTTGGCATCCCAGTGTTTAACATCCCCTATCATCAAAAACTGCTTGGCGAAGAATGCGAAGCCTATATGGGGCTTGCCGATATCCATCAATATCATCCTTCCGCAGATGCGTTTCGTGACGCTGATCTGGTGCTGATGGTTGGTGGCCGGCTTGATAATCAGATGAATTTTGGCAATCCGCCATTATTTCCATCAAGTGCTGAACTGATATGTGTCAATGGATCGCATGAAGAAATAGAATTTAACCGCGCAGCTGATTTTGCATTGTTATGTGATCCAGCAGCGTTTCTCGAAACCCTAGCTGCGCATCAGAAGAGTCCCGATTTCTGCCTTCCCCGAGATTGGTATGATTTAAACCGTAAATGGCGTGCCGCATGGGTCGATAAGATGCTTGCCGATCTTGATTGTGAAACTGCGCAGCCAGGATTTGAGGGTCAGATTCATCCCTTGCAATTAGCACTTGATGTGCAGGGCGCGATGAGTGACGGCGACTGGCTGGTGATCGATGGTGGCAACACCCATTTCTGGTCCGAAATTGCGGTGAATATTGCCGGATTTCAGGGTAAAAAACTTGGCGGAATTTTGCACCCGGGCACCTTTAGCCTTTTGGGGGTTGGCGTATCATTTGCAGTATCGGCAAAAAATGTTGATCCCAGCCGCAATGTTGTGCTGATCAGTGGAGATGGCGCCTTTCTGTCGGGGGGGTTGTCGATTGAGGCAGCCTTTCAAGAAAATCGACCCATTGTTGTCGTGATTGATAATAATGGCGGGCTCGACTGTATTTCGCAGCAACAGGAAAGGCTATTTGCCAGCGGCACGCATTATGCAACCGATTTTCGTGATATTCCGTTTCACGCGATGTTCGAGGGGCTTGGCGGGCATGGTGAATTGGTCACAAGGCGCGAGGACATTATTCCGGCGGTGCAACGTGCCATTGCAAGCGGCAAGACGGCGTGTGTGAATGTCAAAGTGAAGGGCGTTATCAGCCCAATTGTTTTGGCAACAACATCAAAACGCGACAAGGCGTCGATCGAATAA
- the phbB gene encoding acetoacetyl-CoA reductase, translated as MSKTAIVTGGTRGIGAAISRMLKSAGYQVAANYAGNDDAAAAFAKETGIDVFKWSVASYEDCDAGVAAVEAKLGPVDVLVNNAGITRDSAFHKMTPQQWHDVIDTNLNGLFNMTHQVWGGMRDRNFGRIVNISSINGQKGQFGQANYSSAKAGDLGFTKALAQEGAAKGITVNAVCPGYIGTEMVNAMADEVIAKITAQIPVGRLGSPDEIARCVLFLVSDDAAFITGSTLSANGGQFFV; from the coding sequence ATGTCAAAGACCGCGATTGTGACAGGTGGAACCCGCGGCATCGGTGCCGCCATTTCAAGAATGTTGAAATCTGCCGGCTACCAGGTAGCCGCCAACTATGCTGGCAACGACGACGCTGCCGCAGCTTTTGCCAAAGAGACCGGTATTGACGTGTTCAAATGGTCGGTCGCGTCTTATGAGGATTGTGACGCCGGTGTTGCAGCGGTTGAAGCCAAATTGGGCCCAGTTGATGTGCTGGTAAACAATGCCGGCATCACCCGAGACAGCGCCTTCCATAAAATGACTCCCCAGCAATGGCATGATGTTATCGACACCAATCTTAATGGCCTGTTTAACATGACACACCAGGTTTGGGGTGGTATGCGCGATCGTAATTTTGGCCGCATAGTGAATATTTCATCGATCAATGGGCAAAAGGGCCAGTTTGGTCAGGCCAATTATTCATCGGCCAAAGCGGGCGATCTTGGCTTTACCAAAGCCTTGGCCCAAGAAGGTGCGGCTAAGGGAATAACAGTCAATGCGGTTTGCCCCGGCTATATTGGTACCGAAATGGTTAATGCGATGGCGGATGAGGTCATTGCCAAAATCACCGCACAGATCCCGGTTGGCCGGCTAGGTTCACCAGATGAAATTGCCCGCTGTGTATTGTTTCTTGTGAGTGATGATGCGGCCTTTATCACCGGGTCAACCTTGTCGGCGAATGGCGGACAGTTTTTTGTCTGA
- a CDS encoding PHA/PHB synthase family protein encodes MSDYDMAESSQLDELKDNFEKIDALTKRLIVIMARQKAEQPEQSNASTELFFKAASSYFAQMMNNPAKLIESQVRYYKASIEAWSDFQASMMGASQDAKPKDRRFRDGAWQTNPYFSMIKQQYLLSSEVIKDSVAEIEGLSEGEARQIQFFSQQLINFLSPQNFLGTNPEALKHAIETQGKSLVEGLENLVSDLEKGDGQLSVSLTDTNAFKVGENLATSSGRVVFRNRLFELIHYQPKTETVFERPLLIVPPCINKFYILDLTPQNSFIQFALAAGQTVFLMSWVNPDGTMADVGFDDYITEGVQTALEQVTSMTGQPQANVIGYCIGGTLVAVAADYLQKTGHYLINSATFFTTLTDFHDPGELAVYTGPDYSKKIHDRIAESGVLDGAFLAQTFSFLRSGDLVYGPAVRSYLMGQKPPVMDLLYWNSDSTNLPGRMAREYLDNFYQNNRFASGALRLLDTDLALADVDIPICAVATETDHIAPWRSSFAGISQTKGSKTYILGGSGHVAGIINPPKSGKYYFRIADNLTKYAADTFLDLPVTAGSWWPAWEAWAAGMSGNKIISNNVLNNFEWPDLGPAPGEYVQRHS; translated from the coding sequence ATGTCTGATTACGATATGGCCGAATCGTCCCAGCTTGACGAGCTCAAAGACAATTTTGAGAAAATTGATGCATTAACAAAGCGGCTGATTGTGATCATGGCGCGGCAAAAAGCCGAACAGCCAGAACAGTCAAATGCAAGCACCGAACTGTTTTTCAAGGCAGCATCAAGCTATTTTGCGCAGATGATGAACAACCCTGCCAAATTGATCGAAAGTCAGGTCCGATATTATAAAGCCTCAATTGAGGCCTGGTCTGATTTTCAAGCCTCGATGATGGGGGCCTCACAGGACGCAAAACCCAAGGACCGGCGTTTCCGCGACGGAGCGTGGCAAACCAACCCCTATTTTAGCATGATCAAACAGCAATATCTGCTGTCCAGCGAAGTGATTAAGGACTCGGTCGCTGAGATCGAGGGGTTGTCAGAGGGTGAAGCCCGACAAATTCAGTTTTTCTCACAACAACTGATCAATTTTCTGTCACCACAAAATTTCTTGGGAACAAATCCCGAAGCATTGAAACACGCGATTGAAACCCAGGGCAAATCGCTGGTTGAAGGGCTAGAAAATCTGGTGAGTGATCTGGAAAAAGGTGACGGTCAGCTGTCTGTATCATTGACCGATACCAATGCTTTCAAGGTTGGAGAAAATCTGGCTACATCTTCTGGTAGGGTGGTATTCCGCAATCGGCTGTTTGAGTTGATCCACTATCAGCCTAAAACCGAAACCGTGTTTGAACGGCCGTTGTTGATTGTGCCGCCATGTATCAACAAATTCTACATTCTAGATCTGACACCACAAAACAGCTTCATACAGTTTGCGCTGGCTGCTGGCCAAACGGTGTTTTTGATGTCATGGGTCAACCCGGATGGGACAATGGCCGATGTTGGTTTTGACGACTACATAACCGAAGGTGTGCAAACCGCACTGGAACAGGTGACCAGCATGACCGGTCAACCGCAGGCGAATGTGATTGGCTATTGTATCGGTGGGACATTGGTAGCGGTGGCGGCAGATTATTTGCAAAAAACCGGTCATTATCTTATCAATTCTGCAACCTTTTTTACCACTTTGACCGATTTTCATGATCCTGGCGAATTGGCAGTTTATACCGGTCCCGACTATTCCAAGAAAATTCATGATCGCATTGCCGAAAGTGGCGTTTTGGATGGCGCATTTTTGGCTCAGACTTTCAGTTTTTTGCGCTCAGGAGATTTGGTGTACGGCCCGGCGGTTCGGTCCTATCTGATGGGACAAAAACCGCCGGTTATGGACTTGCTATATTGGAACAGCGACTCAACCAACTTGCCAGGGCGCATGGCGCGCGAATATCTTGACAATTTCTATCAGAACAACCGTTTCGCGAGTGGAGCGCTGCGGCTCCTTGATACCGATCTGGCACTGGCAGATGTTGATATACCAATCTGTGCGGTCGCCACTGAAACGGATCATATTGCACCCTGGCGTTCGTCTTTTGCCGGGATCAGCCAGACCAAGGGGTCAAAAACCTATATTTTGGGCGGAAGCGGGCATGTGGCCGGGATTATAAATCCACCCAAATCTGGGAAATATTATTTCCGCATAGCAGATAATTTAACCAAATATGCAGCTGACACTTTCCTTGACCTACCAGTTACAGCCGGATCTTGGTGGCCAGCATGGGAGGCATGGGCGGCTGGCATGTCAGGAAATAAAATTATTTCAAACAATGTTTTAAACAATTTTGAATGGCCAGACTTAGGTCCTGCGCCAGGAGAATATGTGCAGCGCCACAGTTAA
- a CDS encoding dimethylsulfoniopropionate demethylase gives MSESGLNMSRRIRRTPYTDKVEQHGVRGFSVVNHMLLPKAYEASVEEDYWHLCQDVQIWDVACQRQVEISGSDATRLVQLMTPRDLRQARVGQGLYVPLIDEHAGMVNDPVLLKLAEDRYWLSIADSDVLLWAKGLAVGAGLDVLIFEADVAPLAVQGPKARPLMASLVGEKILELPYFGFAFFDILGSSQLIARSGYSKQGGFEIYLAGANMGPDLWDLIWNSGQPYNIKPGCPNLIERIEGGLMSYGNEFTLANNPLECGFDRLCYLGDEINYIGSAALRQIAAVGPVQAIRGIRFSGDKAPPCGKPFPVTDLDGVPVGQITSGIYSPRLSCNIGMSMILKTHWDYGTALLVHTPDGIVRDAIVSKLPF, from the coding sequence ATGAGCGAATCAGGGCTAAACATGTCGCGTCGTATACGGCGTACTCCCTATACTGATAAGGTTGAACAGCACGGCGTTCGCGGGTTCAGTGTAGTTAATCATATGTTGTTGCCAAAGGCTTATGAAGCTTCGGTTGAAGAGGATTATTGGCATCTTTGCCAAGATGTTCAAATCTGGGATGTTGCCTGCCAAAGGCAGGTTGAAATTTCAGGGTCCGATGCGACACGCCTTGTCCAGTTAATGACGCCGCGCGACCTTCGCCAAGCGCGTGTTGGGCAAGGGCTCTATGTCCCACTGATTGATGAGCATGCCGGGATGGTTAATGATCCAGTTTTGCTAAAACTGGCTGAAGACCGTTATTGGCTGTCGATTGCCGACTCGGATGTTTTGCTTTGGGCAAAGGGTTTGGCGGTGGGCGCGGGCCTTGATGTGCTTATTTTCGAAGCTGATGTTGCGCCGCTAGCTGTTCAAGGGCCAAAGGCTCGCCCCTTAATGGCTAGTTTAGTGGGTGAAAAAATACTTGAATTACCGTATTTTGGTTTTGCTTTCTTTGACATTCTTGGTTCGAGCCAGTTAATTGCGCGATCCGGTTACAGCAAACAGGGTGGTTTTGAGATTTACCTCGCTGGCGCCAATATGGGCCCTGACCTTTGGGATCTGATCTGGAACTCTGGCCAGCCCTATAATATTAAGCCCGGCTGTCCAAATTTGATAGAGCGCATTGAAGGCGGGCTAATGTCTTATGGGAATGAGTTCACCCTTGCCAATAATCCGCTGGAATGTGGCTTTGACCGCCTGTGCTACCTTGGTGACGAAATAAATTATATTGGCAGTGCCGCGCTTCGCCAGATTGCCGCTGTCGGGCCGGTTCAAGCCATTCGTGGAATTCGCTTTAGTGGCGACAAGGCACCGCCATGTGGCAAACCATTTCCAGTAACCGATCTGGATGGTGTGCCGGTTGGGCAGATCACATCTGGAATATATTCGCCGCGTTTGAGCTGCAATATTGGTATGTCGATGATCCTTAAAACACACTGGGATTACGGCACTGCGCTTCTGGTTCACACGCCCGATGGAATTGTTCGCGATGCAATAGTATCCAAATTACCTTTTTAA
- a CDS encoding Ldh family oxidoreductase, translated as MSISKIIYDGVRVKIEVDEARGIITEILNNCGCELEHAELIADHLVDSNLCGVESHGAMRILQYVDQFRSGYMKPESGPCVSREDEIFLIIDGQAGHGIPAMDLAYKSAAKVARTKHICVTSIINVGHTGRHGSFADHCAEDGFLSILIGGGNREVWRQVAPYGGCEPKLPTNPYCIGFPGDERGPLVLDFATSMIAGGWIYAAQNAGGYLPENCIIDRNGMASVTPADYFDGGSILPAAGQKGYGLALAAELISEALIGPVQTEGNWLLLMINTSAMTPLDGLRKRASVIFDDIISCKPAPGFEKVEIPGHRERRLRHEAGGIIDLPENTWNEIVALRNSLVI; from the coding sequence ATGAGCATTTCAAAAATCATCTATGATGGAGTCAGAGTAAAGATTGAAGTAGACGAAGCCCGAGGAATAATAACGGAAATTCTAAACAACTGTGGTTGCGAGCTCGAGCATGCAGAGCTTATCGCCGATCATCTTGTCGACAGCAATCTTTGCGGTGTTGAATCGCATGGCGCTATGCGTATCTTGCAATATGTTGACCAATTTCGGTCGGGCTACATGAAGCCAGAGTCTGGACCATGTGTAAGCCGTGAGGATGAAATTTTCCTTATCATTGATGGGCAGGCTGGGCATGGCATACCCGCTATGGATCTTGCTTACAAGTCAGCCGCCAAGGTTGCGCGCACTAAACACATCTGTGTTACGTCAATCATAAATGTTGGTCATACTGGAAGGCATGGTTCTTTTGCTGATCATTGTGCCGAAGATGGTTTTTTATCGATCCTAATCGGTGGTGGCAACAGAGAGGTTTGGCGGCAGGTGGCTCCATATGGCGGGTGCGAACCAAAGTTACCAACTAACCCCTATTGCATTGGTTTTCCTGGCGATGAACGCGGGCCACTTGTGTTGGATTTTGCAACGTCAATGATTGCTGGTGGCTGGATTTATGCTGCGCAAAATGCTGGTGGTTATCTCCCTGAAAATTGTATTATTGATCGAAATGGTATGGCTTCAGTGACACCTGCAGATTATTTTGATGGTGGATCAATTTTGCCTGCGGCAGGACAAAAAGGCTATGGACTAGCCTTAGCTGCAGAATTGATCTCCGAGGCTCTAATTGGCCCAGTTCAGACAGAAGGTAACTGGCTTTTGTTGATGATCAATACAAGTGCAATGACACCACTTGATGGTCTTCGCAAACGAGCGAGTGTAATTTTTGATGACATCATCAGCTGTAAACCGGCACCAGGATTTGAGAAAGTCGAAATCCCTGGGCATCGAGAGCGACGTTTAAGGCACGAGGCTGGCGGTATAATTGATTTGCCTGAAAACACATGGAATGAGATCGTAGCACTGCGAAATAGCTTGGTTATTTGA
- a CDS encoding phasin family protein, protein MFTFTDYTKAMEKFVSASPFEMADNLKPFIDYQTKLSHVAFDAAKKNIEIGQTWMNETIVALEAFAKPVEKPADLAAASTEFAKAQVEAAPKHLASIAEVAKKAQVDTAEIMLKAGKDVQNKIVNA, encoded by the coding sequence ATGTTTACTTTTACTGACTATACCAAAGCGATGGAAAAATTCGTATCAGCCTCACCATTCGAGATGGCTGATAATCTAAAGCCATTCATTGATTATCAGACCAAGCTGTCACATGTTGCCTTTGACGCGGCTAAAAAGAATATCGAGATTGGTCAGACCTGGATGAACGAAACCATCGTAGCCCTTGAAGCTTTTGCCAAGCCTGTCGAAAAACCTGCAGATTTAGCAGCTGCCTCGACCGAATTTGCCAAAGCACAGGTTGAAGCGGCACCAAAGCATCTTGCGAGCATCGCTGAAGTTGCCAAAAAGGCGCAGGTTGATACAGCAGAGATCATGCTGAAAGCCGGCAAGGATGTCCAAAACAAGATCGTCAACGCTTAA
- a CDS encoding acetyl-CoA C-acetyltransferase — protein MTNVVIASAARTPVGSFGGTLSGLPAHELGKAAIEAVVSRAGIEKAEVSETIMGQILTAGQGQNPARQAHINAGLPQESAAWGINQLCGSGLRAVAIGAQHVQLGDADVVIAGGQESMSLAPHVSMLRTGARMGNLAFIDSMIMDGLTDAFHDYHMGTTAENIATKWQISRDEQDEFAVASQNKAEAAQKASKFADEITPVLVKTRRDEVTIDCDEYIKHGVDIAALQKLRPAFSKDGTVTAGNASGINDGAAAVLLMSEATATAKNIQPMARIVSYATAGVDPAIMGIGPVTASRKALAKAGWTVDDLDLIEANEAFAAQAIAVNRDMGWDPARVNVNGGAIAIGHPIGASGARVLNTLLFEMQRQKAQKGLATLCIGGGMGVAMCIEQL, from the coding sequence ATGACAAATGTGGTTATTGCATCAGCAGCACGGACGCCAGTTGGCAGCTTTGGGGGCACCTTGTCGGGATTGCCGGCGCATGAACTTGGCAAAGCGGCAATCGAAGCGGTTGTTTCGCGTGCCGGAATCGAAAAGGCAGAAGTTTCAGAAACTATCATGGGCCAGATTTTGACTGCTGGCCAGGGGCAAAACCCAGCTCGTCAGGCGCACATCAACGCTGGTTTGCCGCAAGAAAGCGCCGCATGGGGGATCAACCAGCTCTGTGGTTCGGGTTTGCGTGCGGTGGCGATTGGGGCCCAGCATGTGCAACTTGGGGATGCCGATGTTGTCATCGCCGGTGGCCAGGAAAGCATGTCATTAGCGCCACATGTTTCCATGTTGCGGACCGGGGCGCGCATGGGCAATTTGGCCTTTATCGACTCTATGATCATGGATGGGCTGACCGATGCTTTTCATGACTATCATATGGGCACAACCGCAGAAAACATTGCCACCAAGTGGCAGATCAGCCGCGACGAACAAGATGAATTCGCAGTTGCCTCGCAAAACAAGGCCGAGGCGGCCCAAAAGGCCAGTAAATTTGCTGATGAAATTACTCCAGTTCTGGTCAAAACGCGGCGAGACGAGGTCACTATCGACTGTGATGAATATATCAAACATGGCGTCGACATAGCAGCCCTGCAAAAATTGCGTCCAGCCTTTTCGAAGGATGGCACTGTGACAGCTGGTAATGCATCGGGCATCAATGATGGTGCGGCCGCGGTATTGTTAATGAGCGAAGCTACCGCCACTGCTAAAAATATTCAGCCAATGGCCCGGATCGTGTCTTATGCCACCGCTGGTGTTGACCCGGCGATTATGGGGATCGGACCAGTTACCGCGTCGCGCAAAGCCTTAGCCAAAGCTGGCTGGACGGTTGATGACCTTGACCTTATCGAGGCGAATGAAGCTTTTGCCGCACAGGCGATTGCTGTCAATCGCGATATGGGATGGGACCCTGCTAGGGTGAATGTGAATGGCGGTGCGATTGCGATTGGCCACCCAATTGGGGCGTCTGGGGCCCGTGTTTTGAATACGTTGTTATTTGAAATGCAGCGGCAGAAAGCCCAGAAAGGCCTTGCTACTCTTTGTATCGGTGGTGGTATGGGTGTCGCCATGTGCATTGAACAGCTATAG
- a CDS encoding hydroxyisourate hydrolase yields the protein MAVLSSHFLNAVDGTHAGAVPVSLVSIGDDGERKTLFTAESDAHGRFSQKFDAVSGQAYEMVIASGPYFRQTHLPRSGAQILEEIVVRFNTPDPDSSYHIPVIMAPNSYSCWWSA from the coding sequence ATGGCGGTTTTGTCTTCTCACTTTTTGAACGCAGTGGATGGAACCCATGCTGGCGCGGTGCCGGTCAGCCTGGTATCTATTGGTGATGATGGCGAGCGCAAAACACTATTCACGGCCGAAAGTGATGCGCATGGACGATTTTCGCAAAAATTTGACGCTGTCAGCGGGCAGGCGTATGAAATGGTGATTGCCAGTGGCCCCTATTTTAGGCAGACCCATTTACCCAGGTCAGGCGCGCAAATTCTTGAAGAAATTGTGGTGCGCTTTAACACTCCTGATCCAGACAGCAGTTATCATATCCCTGTCATTATGGCGCCTAACAGCTATTCATGCTGGTGGTCGGCTTGA
- a CDS encoding polyhydroxyalkanoate synthesis regulator DNA-binding domain-containing protein, whose protein sequence is MNETDKPSLTIHRYSSRKFYTKDTKEFVTLDDISRLIRAGHSVTILDKKTGEDITNQYLLTIISEFEGQGEQVIPKDFLTEIIKCYSDTATQVWPRAIEQMMQAYQKNQQDMTRAFAAVSLDPTNPDKNLDALKNLQLMQSKMVAGMLQSWQDFGSAPSSSPPANKNSTPHDSSPNAQSASPSTSSSAPADIDLESMKEQVTALQKQLAALSKKI, encoded by the coding sequence ATGAACGAAACTGACAAGCCAAGTCTGACGATTCATCGTTATTCGAGCCGTAAATTCTATACCAAAGATACCAAAGAATTTGTCACACTAGATGATATCAGTAGATTAATAAGGGCTGGACATTCGGTCACTATACTAGACAAGAAAACTGGAGAAGACATCACCAATCAATATTTGCTGACGATTATTTCTGAATTTGAAGGGCAAGGTGAACAAGTCATTCCTAAGGATTTTCTGACTGAAATTATTAAATGCTATAGTGATACGGCGACTCAAGTATGGCCAAGAGCCATCGAGCAGATGATGCAGGCCTACCAGAAAAACCAGCAAGATATGACTAGAGCATTTGCAGCGGTATCGCTTGACCCAACAAATCCCGATAAAAATCTTGATGCGCTGAAAAACCTGCAATTGATGCAATCAAAAATGGTGGCAGGAATGCTACAATCATGGCAGGACTTTGGCTCAGCGCCATCCAGTTCGCCGCCAGCCAACAAAAATTCAACACCGCATGATTCGAGTCCGAACGCACAAAGTGCCAGTCCAAGCACATCATCTTCAGCACCAGCAGACATTGATCTTGAGTCCATGAAGGAGCAGGTCACAGCACTGCAAAAACAGTTGGCTGCGCTATCAAAGAAAATATGA